The Melospiza georgiana isolate bMelGeo1 chromosome Z, bMelGeo1.pri, whole genome shotgun sequence genome contains a region encoding:
- the ZFAND5 gene encoding AN1-type zinc finger protein 5, with amino-acid sequence MTQETNQTPGPMLCSTGCGFYGNPRTNGMCSVCYKEHLQRQQNSGRISPMGTTSGSNSPTSDSASVQRADTSLNNCEGAAGSTSEKTRNVPVAALPVTQQMTEMSISREEELKPKTETEPVVTQPSPSVSQPGTSESEERAAELPKPKKNRCFMCRKKVGLTGFDCRCGNLFCGLHRYSDKHNCPYDYKAEAAAKIRKENPVVVAEKIQRI; translated from the exons ATGACTCAGGAGACAAACCAGACCCCAGGGCCTATGCTGTGTAGTACAGGATGTGGATTTTATGGAAATCCTAGGACAAATGGGATGTGTTCAGTTTGCTACAAAGAACATCTTCAGCGACAGCAGAATAGTGGTAGAATCAGCCCAATGG GAACAACCAGTGGTTCAAACAGTCCTACCTCAGACTCTGCATCTGTACAGAGAGCAGACACTAGCTTAAACAACTgtgaaggtgctgctggcagcacatcTGAAAAAACAAG AAACGTGCCTGTTGCCGCTTTGCCTGTAACACAGCAAATGACAGAAATGAGCATTTCAAGAGAGGAGGAATTAAAACCGAAAACAGAGACTGAGCCAG TTGTTACTCAACCAAGCCCATCAGTTTCTCAGCCTGGTACTTCAGAGAGTGAGGAGAGAGCTGCTGAACTGCCAAAACCAAAGAAGAACAGATGTTTCATGTGCAGGAAGAAGGTTGGCCTTACAG GATTTGACTGCCGATGTGGAAACCTATTTTGTGGACTTCACCGTTACTCTGACAAGCATAACTGCCCATATGATTACaaagcagaagctgcagcaaaaatcagaaaagagAATCCAGTTGTGGTGGCTGAAAAAATTCAGAGAATATAA